From Tubulanus polymorphus chromosome 9, tnTubPoly1.2, whole genome shotgun sequence, a single genomic window includes:
- the LOC141911339 gene encoding integrator complex subunit 4-like isoform X2, which yields MAALLKKRALAEYSQVIQEEPKPPVKRLKLVHKPRLSEYSFDARGCSNPHEVLGVLLTLSENLPLPVDSAQKTSGQLIELFYKEESVIKVKVVSLLGELCKTPGFNPNSLITEFITFLKTERCFLR from the exons atggcggctcttttaaagaaaagagCTTTAGCAGAATATAGTCAAGTAATACAG gAGGAACCGAAGCCACCCGTCAAAAGATTAAAACTAGTTCATAAACCTCGTTTGAGCGAGTACTCGTTCGACGCGCGAGGATGTTCCAATCCTCACGAGGTGCTCGGTGTTTTATTAACTCTATCGGAGAATCTTCCACTACCGGTCGATTCCGCTCAGAAAACCAGCGGTCAGCTGATCGAACTGTTTTACAAAGAGGAATCGGTGATTAAAGTCAAGGTCGTCTCGTTACTGGGAGAATTGTGTAAAACTCCTGGTTTTAATCCGAATTCTCTCATCACTGAATTCATTACATTCCTTAAAACTGAGA GGTGTTTTTTGAGATGA
- the LOC141911339 gene encoding uncharacterized protein LOC141911339 isoform X1: MNCCNKKFQVCVKSILNIGSCGLHVMHNAFKAGDHATDWDLESLLINLRYLFKDAPVRREMFAEVTGSQKFPYKFCSTRWLDNLPAAERAIELWPYIIKFVEHVQTLKKANIPTSKPYLYIKDLASSDMVLPRLHAYVSIAKTVTPFLTIYQTDRPMLPFLAEDIHNVLRLLMKRFIKSDIIREADTLTKLIKIDTKKESNYCVHSKIDIGFIAEAKVKELIAVGKASQRQFLDLRMNTRKFLISLVDKIIAKAPIQYSLVRNMVCLNPNELAANCDQSRAQFKRIISSLSSSNHIDDSDCDTVLNQMDEFINSVVVKTKSDFVSFNKKTDRLDTFYHKHMQCNSSFDKLWSVISNLLLLSHGQASVERGFSVNKQIEVENLANESYEAQRMIVDHIRSVGGVLKVQITKELLLSASQAYSKYKAYLEKCKADSEKSARGIKREAECDELEKLKRKKKLLEIDIESLTTSANKFIEQAERATALKDVRPLITKSVSFRKSANDKRAEINDISELIDKRQEALKGL, from the exons ATGAATTGTTGCAACAAGAAATTTCAAGTATGTGTAAAGTCTATTCTGAACATAGGCAGCTGTGGCTTACATGTCATGCATAATGCCTTCAAAGCCGGCGACCATGCTACTGACTGGGATTTGGAGTCACTTCTTATCAACCTGCGTTATTTGTTCAAAGATGCTCCTGTCAGAAGAGAAATGTTTGCTGAGGTCACTGGTAGTCAGAAGTTTCCATATAAATTTTGCTCTACTAG atGGCTGGATAACCTGCCAGCTGCAGAACGTGCGATTGAACTATGGCCGTATATCATAAAATTCGTGGAGCACGTTCAAACTTTGAAAAAGGCTAACATACCGACATCGAAACCATATTTATACATAAAAGACTTAGCGTCATCTGATATGGTATTGCCGAGACTGCATGCGTATGTATCTATTGCAAAAACAGTTACACCGTTCTTAACCATCTACCAGACGGACAGGCCAATGCTGCCATTTTTGGCGGAAGACATACATAATGTTCTCCGATTACTGATGAAGCGATTCATCAAAAGTGATATAATTCGGGAAGCAGATACTCTCACTAAGTTGATCAAGATAGATACAAAAAAGGAATCGAATTATTGCGTTCATTCTAAAATCGACATCGGATTTATCGCGGAGGCAAAAGTTAAGGAACTTATTGCAGTTGGAAAAGCAAGTCAGCGCCAGTTTCTCGATCTGAGAATGAACACTCGAAAATTTCTTATCAGTTTAGTGGATAAAATAATAGCCAAAGCGCCGATCCAATATTCTTTGGTTAGAAATATGGTATGTTTAAATCCGAACGAGCTTGCCGCTAATTGTGACCAAAGTCGCGCTCAGTTCAAGAGAATAATAAGTTCATTGTCGAGCTCGAATCATATAGATGATTCGGATTGTGATACCGTGTTAAACCAAATGGACGAATTCATCAATAGCGTAGTCGTAAAAACTAAATCGGATTTTGTGAGCTTCAACAAAAAAACAGATCGATTAGATACTTTCTATCATAAACATATGCAATGCAATTCatcatttgataaattatgGTCAGTTATAAGCAACCTGCTGTTATTATCTCATGGGCAGGCTTCTGTAGAGAGAGGGTTTTCGGTAAATAAGCAGATCGAGGTTGAAAACCTAGCTAATGAATCGTATGAAGCTCAAAGAATGATTGTAGACCACATTCGATCCGTAGGTGGTGTGCTGAAAGTACAAATTACCAAGGAGTTACTTCTTTCCGCATCTCAGGCATATTCGAAGTACAAGGCCTATCTGGAGAAATGTAAGGCTGATTCAGAAAAAAGTGCTAGGGGTATTAAGCGTGAAGCCGAATGTGACGAATTGGAGAAattaaaacgaaaaaagaaattgcttGAAATTGACATCGAGTCGCTCACCACCTCCGCAAATAAGTTTATTGAGCAAGCAGAACGGGCAACAGCTTTAAAAGATGTTCGTCCACTGATTACGAAATCAGTGTCATTCCGCAAATCGGCCAATGATAAACGTGCAGAAATTAATGACATTTCAGAACTTATTGATAAAAGACAAGAAGCACTAAAAGGACTTTAA